The stretch of DNA GTTTGCACTCTTGCTAATGGTTGTTTCTTCATTCACTTTGTAAGCTTCGACAGACCATAACAGGTTTATGGTGGCTAGTCTTTTGGTTGACATGCTTTTGTAGTTCTGAGGTCTGTGACTCTGATAGCGATTGacttcagaaaaatgatttttcagtcaatgctgtgtgtttgctcatttctgtgaatATGCTACTTATTGAAGCATTTATGCTTTCCACTGTGCTGAAAAGGTTTGTGAatgaattttaacacacatgtaaAACATTCATGCTTTCCCACGTGAAttcagatgtttaataaaacttgactgcTTGCAACCGGATTttccactcattacattcatgcGATTCTTATCCTGTATGGATACTCTGATGTCGAATGAAACCTGTCTGGTAAGTAAAGGCTTGAAGATACACACTACATCCTTAAGGTTTCTCCTGTGTGGACTCTCTGATGTCTTATTAGGTGTGAcgtctgagaaaaagcttttacacactctctacattcataaggtttttccccagtgtggactcTCTGATGCCTAATGAGTTGTGTCATattagaaaagccttttccataTCCACTACATCCATAAGGTTTTTTCTAcccagtgtgaattctctgatgtctaatgaggtgtgacttccgAGGAAAAGCTTTTctgcactcactacattcataaggtttttccccagtgtggattctctgatgagtaatgaggtgtgacttacgaataaatgcttttccacactcactacattcataaggtttctccccagtgtggattctctgatgtatgatcatgtttgacttatgaagaaaagcatttccacactcactacattcataaggtttttccccagtgtggattctctgatgactAATGAGATGTgtcttacgaataaaagcttttccacactcactacattcataacgtttttccccagtgtggattctctgatgtgactTAACGCTTGACTtatcagaaaaagcttttccacactcactacattcataaggtttttccccagtgtggattctctgatgtatgatcatgcttgacttatgaataaaagcttttccgcactcactacattcataacgtttctccccagtgtggattctctgatgtctaatgaggtgtgacttagaaataaaagcttttccacactcactgcattcataaggtttttccccagtgtggatctTCTGATGCCTAATGAGGAGTGACttatgaataaaagcttttccacactcactacattcataaggtttttccccagtgtgcaaTCTATGATGTGTGTTCATGTTTGACTTACGAGAAAAACCTTTTCCACACtccctgcattcataaggtttctcccctgtttGGATCCTCTGATGTATGACTAGGCTTGACTTGcaaggaaactcttttccacactccttacattcataagattttttccttttgtggagTCTCTGTTGCCTAGTGAGAGATAATTGCTGgtgaaaggcttttccacactcattgcACTCATACGGATTCTCTGCACTTTGAAGGATCTGATCTCCagtgagttctgacttctggtacatGTTTTTACATTCATTGGACACATACAAATTGTCTCCtctgtcagttctctgtttggtggtaaggcaagatttatagtagccaacatgaattgcttctcccacactgacaggttgctgaTTACATGGGTCTTTGGGATAAACGTGCTCACAcataaggactatcttcttcccgctgaaagttttctctttcccattgtgttcaaaggactgctgacaaatgtggatcttgtcaaaCTGACTGGGAATTTCCTCACTCTTGAGattgttctcaggg from Ochotona princeps isolate mOchPri1 chromosome 25, mOchPri1.hap1, whole genome shotgun sequence encodes:
- the LOC131483352 gene encoding LOW QUALITY PROTEIN: zinc finger protein 260-like (The sequence of the model RefSeq protein was modified relative to this genomic sequence to represent the inferred CDS: deleted 1 base in 1 codon), with the translated sequence MYQKSELTGDQILQSAENPYECNECGKAFHQQLSLTRQQRLHKRKKSYECKECGKEFPCKSSLVIHQRIQTGEKPYECRECGKGFSRKSNMNTHHRLHTGEKPYECSECGKAFIHKSLLIRHQKIHTGEKPYECSECGKAFISKSHLIRHQRIHTGEKRYECSECGKAFIHKSSMIIHQRIHTGEKPYECSECGKAFSDKSSVKSHQRIHTGEKRYECSECGKAFIRKTHLISHQRIHTGEKPYECSECGNAFLHKSNMIIHQRIHTGEKPYECSECGKAFIRKSHLITHQRIHTGEKPYECSECRKAFPRKSHLIRHQRIHTGKKIYECRECGKAFSHNSNLTMYQRIHTGKKTYEGREGGIYFPHKSSLIIHQKVHKGEKPYECSECGKGFSHKPYLIAHQRIHTAEKTYECNECGKAFTQKSNLIRHQRMHTGEKPYGCSECGKAFTQKSNLIRHQRMHTGEKPYECSECGKAFNQKSNLIRHQRIHSGEKPYECSVCLKAFTCNSNFVQHQRMHTGEKPYKCNECEMGFSREPHLIRHQRIHSMGKPYECNECVKAFNQKSHLIAHQKIHTGENLMNIYYQEIYKLIFKFNQLDLEYANCPR